The following coding sequences lie in one Kribbella sp. NBC_00709 genomic window:
- a CDS encoding SCO7613 C-terminal domain-containing membrane protein: MQPAPVVQAAPPAQPAASVPLAASARPPSGTRPRYQSRFGEPRPLPAPPANPSRPSRIRRLSPQATLLTLGVLLLLAAGVTFLAVTWDSLPVPAQAGIIATLAALALAGSVPASRRTLTGTAEALAILGTGLLTVDLYGARTLGLIPPIDGFTYSAIVFATLAVLTLLMTRLAPKVHTYGVTTVIAAQLPLPLVLHDRTSLPVLLAVLLAQVVLTLRLSTGTPTIRRTGAITATAVFCTILITGMTRTFLGLMDSYGDIVPTHTELLKTLATAAILCIAAATGIVLVRKHPFLAAIPSGLGEAVSTAAAGFAVATALPQIPGPGRWLTTALATALAITALLATRRTTTTRTGILVLRTATITVAAVDVVLCLAVADIRQLGYIAAIIAVLSVLAALRKTVTPVLAAPIAGLSAQLAIVLFAADTYITLWPATICLALVGAIGTSIACRHIGQPLEHVLIPTTICAAALAEITAVLTSSPTTATAIVLTITAAPLVAYGMNRTRRPALLIAALFLITANTTFMLGAHTTTLEWYTVPPALILIAIGLLAYRNHSSWISLAPGLLVGLTPSTLIATPTGNWLRLTLVVAAALLTILTGTRHSLQAPFLIGAAVLAKLAIWQFLDVAPQIPRWITLGTAGLILLTVGTTYEHRLTQAKQATRWIAALR; the protein is encoded by the coding sequence ATGCAGCCCGCTCCTGTTGTGCAGGCGGCTCCTCCTGCCCAGCCGGCCGCGTCGGTGCCGCTCGCTGCCTCCGCGCGTCCGCCGTCGGGCACGCGCCCGCGCTACCAGTCCCGCTTCGGCGAACCCCGCCCCCTCCCGGCACCACCGGCGAACCCCAGCCGCCCCTCACGAATCCGCCGCCTGAGCCCCCAGGCCACCCTCCTGACCCTCGGCGTACTCCTCCTGCTGGCAGCCGGCGTCACCTTCCTCGCCGTCACCTGGGACAGCCTCCCCGTCCCCGCGCAGGCCGGCATCATCGCCACCCTCGCCGCCCTCGCGCTGGCCGGCTCGGTCCCGGCATCCCGCCGTACCCTCACCGGCACCGCCGAAGCCCTCGCCATCCTCGGCACCGGCCTCCTCACCGTCGACCTGTACGGCGCCCGCACCCTCGGCCTGATCCCACCCATCGACGGCTTCACCTACAGCGCGATCGTGTTCGCCACTCTCGCCGTACTCACCCTCCTGATGACGCGCCTAGCCCCCAAGGTCCACACCTACGGCGTCACCACGGTCATCGCCGCGCAACTCCCGCTCCCCCTCGTCCTGCACGACCGCACGAGTCTGCCCGTCCTCCTCGCCGTGCTCTTGGCCCAGGTCGTCCTCACACTGCGCCTGTCCACGGGAACCCCCACGATCCGCCGTACCGGCGCCATCACCGCAACCGCCGTCTTCTGCACCATCCTCATCACCGGCATGACCCGCACGTTCCTCGGCCTCATGGACTCGTACGGCGACATCGTGCCGACACATACCGAACTACTGAAGACGCTCGCCACCGCCGCGATCCTGTGCATCGCCGCCGCTACCGGCATCGTGCTCGTGCGCAAACACCCGTTCCTCGCCGCGATCCCGTCCGGCCTCGGCGAGGCCGTGTCCACCGCAGCCGCCGGCTTCGCCGTCGCGACCGCACTCCCCCAGATCCCCGGCCCGGGTCGCTGGCTGACGACAGCCCTCGCCACCGCACTGGCCATCACCGCACTCCTCGCCACCCGCAGAACCACGACCACTCGTACCGGCATTCTGGTGCTACGCACCGCCACCATCACAGTCGCCGCAGTCGACGTCGTACTCTGCCTGGCTGTCGCGGACATCCGCCAACTCGGCTACATCGCCGCAATCATCGCCGTACTGTCCGTCCTCGCCGCTCTCCGCAAAACCGTCACCCCTGTCCTCGCGGCGCCCATCGCCGGCCTCAGTGCCCAACTGGCGATCGTCCTGTTCGCCGCCGACACCTACATCACCCTCTGGCCGGCCACCATCTGCCTCGCCCTGGTCGGCGCGATCGGCACATCAATAGCCTGCCGCCACATTGGCCAACCCCTCGAGCATGTCCTGATCCCAACCACAATCTGCGCCGCCGCCCTGGCCGAAATCACCGCCGTCCTGACCTCTTCCCCCACCACAGCCACAGCGATCGTTCTCACCATCACCGCAGCCCCCTTAGTTGCCTACGGCATGAATCGGACCCGCCGCCCCGCCCTTCTCATCGCCGCCCTCTTCCTCATCACCGCCAACACCACGTTCATGCTCGGCGCCCACACCACCACCCTCGAGTGGTACACCGTCCCGCCCGCCCTGATCCTGATCGCCATCGGACTCCTTGCCTACCGCAACCATTCCAGCTGGATCTCCCTGGCCCCCGGCCTCCTCGTCGGCCTGACCCCTTCCACGCTCATCGCCACCCCCACCGGCAACTGGCTCCGCCTGACCCTCGTAGTAGCCGCCGCCCTCCTCACCATTCTCACCGGCACCCGCCACTCCCTCCAGGCCCCTTTCCTGATCGGCGCCGCAGTACTGGCCAAACTAGCCATCTGGCAATTCCTCGACGTAGCCCCCCAAATCCCCCGCTGGATCACCCTAGGAACCGCCGGCCTAATCCTCCTAACAGTCGGCACCACCTACGAACACCGCCTAACCCAAGCCAAACAAGCCACCCGCTGGATAGCTGCCCTCCGCTGA
- a CDS encoding class I SAM-dependent methyltransferase, with the protein MNTGHVELARVQQERWESAYARRPQLHGAQPSAAVEWAAEVFGAAGIDDVLELGAGHGRDAFFLARQGFSVHATDFSEAALDQLRHEAQREGLDDRVTAALHDVRDPLPPADATVNAVFANVLLNMAFSPSELRSLVAEIHRVLCPGGLFVYAVWSTDDPCSRHWRQLDDGLSMHDGFVGRFFDESLVTELAEQWRLDDTAPYDEGQRRMWRVTMTKPGPES; encoded by the coding sequence ATGAATACTGGGCATGTCGAGCTTGCGAGAGTTCAGCAGGAGCGGTGGGAGTCGGCTTATGCGCGGCGCCCGCAGTTGCATGGGGCACAGCCTTCGGCCGCGGTGGAGTGGGCGGCGGAGGTGTTCGGTGCCGCGGGCATCGATGATGTGTTGGAGCTTGGTGCGGGGCATGGTCGGGATGCGTTTTTCCTGGCCAGGCAGGGATTCAGTGTGCACGCCACCGACTTCAGCGAGGCGGCGCTCGACCAGTTGCGGCACGAGGCCCAGCGGGAAGGGCTCGACGACCGCGTGACGGCGGCGCTGCACGACGTACGGGATCCGCTGCCGCCGGCCGATGCGACGGTCAACGCGGTGTTCGCGAACGTCCTGCTGAACATGGCGTTCTCGCCGTCCGAGCTGCGATCACTCGTCGCCGAGATCCATCGGGTTCTCTGCCCCGGCGGGCTTTTCGTGTACGCCGTGTGGTCGACGGACGACCCGTGTTCGCGGCATTGGCGTCAGCTCGACGACGGACTGTCCATGCACGACGGCTTCGTCGGGCGGTTCTTCGACGAGTCGCTGGTGACCGAGCTGGCCGAGCAGTGGCGGCTCGACGACACCGCGCCGTACGACGAAGGCCAGCGGCGGATGTGGCGCGTCACCATGACCAAACCCGGACCGGAAAGCTGA
- a CDS encoding DUF805 domain-containing protein, which translates to MQWYIDVLKKYAVFDGRARRKEYWMFVLFNVIASIILSILDKILGLDFGSGSSSSSGWLSTIYSLAVLLPTIGVAIRRMHDTGRSGWWILINLIPCIGWIWFIVLAAQEGNAGDNAYGPDPKAAERFGGPGAGPAEPGYPTV; encoded by the coding sequence ATGCAGTGGTACATCGACGTTCTGAAGAAGTACGCCGTGTTCGACGGCCGGGCCCGCCGCAAAGAGTACTGGATGTTCGTGCTCTTCAACGTGATCGCTTCGATCATCCTGTCCATCCTGGACAAGATCCTCGGACTCGACTTCGGCTCGGGCTCGAGCAGCTCGTCCGGCTGGCTGTCGACGATCTACAGCCTGGCGGTCCTGCTGCCGACCATCGGTGTGGCGATCCGGCGGATGCACGACACCGGGCGCTCCGGCTGGTGGATCCTGATCAACCTGATCCCCTGCATCGGCTGGATCTGGTTCATCGTGCTCGCCGCCCAGGAGGGCAACGCCGGCGACAACGCGTACGGCCCGGACCCGAAGGCGGCCGAGCGGTTCGGCGGCCCGGGCGCGGGTCCGGCGGAGCCGGGTTACCCGACCGTCTGA
- a CDS encoding metallopeptidase TldD-related protein, whose protein sequence is MTAIQLTPQDTIERGLALAAAEGADGCIVLVAETSSTNLRWANNTLTTNGAMRGSSVTVIATVGSGEGTAAGVIGRSSATEDSLREIVSAAIATARAAGPAEDARPLVDGAAGAEWDLEPEETTVGVYEKFAPSLGESLKRADLERRRLYGFANHEVVTLYVGSSTGLRLRQALPRGYVSSTGKNADLSHSAWVGTATRDFTDVDALSLDAELTRRLGWATRTVSADAGRHPTILPPAAVADLMTYLFWQLDGRDAFDGQTVFSKAGGGTRIGDTLSPQPVNLHSDPALAGLEAFAFAVARSSGGSSSVFDNGLTLQATDWIRGGKLEHLMTSRHTAELIGVPEATPDIANYVVSVDGGTGSTDDLVAGLDNGLLVTCLWYIRMVDPQTLLLTGLTRDGVYLVENGEVTGAVNNFRFNESPVDLLARFTSAGATVPAYSREWGDYFSRTATPPLLVPDFNMSSVSQAN, encoded by the coding sequence GTGACAGCGATCCAGCTCACCCCGCAGGACACGATCGAGCGGGGTCTCGCCCTGGCCGCGGCCGAGGGCGCCGACGGCTGCATTGTGCTCGTCGCCGAGACCTCCAGCACGAACCTGCGCTGGGCCAACAACACCCTGACCACCAACGGCGCGATGCGCGGCTCGAGCGTGACCGTGATCGCCACCGTCGGCTCCGGCGAAGGGACGGCGGCCGGCGTGATCGGCCGGTCGTCCGCCACCGAGGACTCGTTGCGCGAGATCGTCTCCGCCGCGATCGCGACCGCCCGCGCCGCGGGGCCGGCCGAGGACGCCCGCCCGCTCGTCGACGGTGCGGCCGGCGCCGAATGGGACCTCGAGCCCGAGGAGACCACGGTCGGCGTCTACGAGAAGTTCGCGCCGTCGCTCGGCGAGTCGCTGAAGCGCGCCGACCTCGAGCGGCGCCGGCTGTACGGCTTCGCCAATCACGAGGTCGTCACGCTGTACGTCGGCTCCTCGACCGGACTGCGGCTGCGCCAGGCCCTCCCCCGTGGGTATGTCTCTTCGACGGGTAAGAACGCCGACCTGAGCCACTCGGCCTGGGTCGGCACGGCCACCCGCGACTTCACCGACGTCGACGCGCTCTCGCTCGACGCCGAGCTCACCCGGCGGCTCGGCTGGGCGACGCGGACGGTCTCGGCCGACGCGGGCCGGCACCCGACGATCCTCCCGCCGGCCGCGGTCGCGGACCTGATGACCTACCTGTTCTGGCAGCTCGACGGCCGGGACGCGTTCGACGGCCAGACCGTGTTCTCCAAGGCCGGCGGCGGCACCCGGATCGGGGACACCTTGTCACCGCAGCCGGTGAATCTGCACTCCGACCCGGCGCTCGCGGGGCTCGAGGCGTTCGCGTTCGCGGTGGCCCGGTCGTCGGGCGGCTCGTCGAGCGTGTTCGACAACGGGCTGACGTTGCAGGCGACGGACTGGATCCGGGGCGGCAAGCTCGAACACCTGATGACGAGCCGCCATACGGCGGAGCTGATCGGCGTACCGGAGGCGACACCCGACATCGCGAACTACGTGGTGTCCGTCGACGGCGGCACCGGCTCGACCGACGACCTGGTCGCCGGCCTCGACAACGGTCTGCTGGTGACCTGCCTGTGGTACATCCGGATGGTCGACCCGCAGACGCTGCTGCTCACCGGCCTGACCCGCGACGGCGTCTACCTGGTCGAGAACGGCGAGGTCACCGGAGCAGTCAACAACTTCCGGTTCAACGAGAGCCCGGTCGATCTGCTGGCCCGGTTCACCAGCGCGGGGGCCACGGTTCCGGCGTACTCGCGGGAATGGGGCGACTACTTCTCCCGGACCGCGACGCCGCCGCTGCTCGTGCCCGACTTCAACATGTCGAGCGTGAGCCAGGCGAACTGA
- a CDS encoding TldD/PmbA family protein yields the protein MPDIDAAFLALPRQELAAAALQRARDLGATFAEFRLERIRSESISLRDSVLESAKDDEDLGLAVRVIHDGTWGFAAGVALTEDEAVRVAEQAVNMAQVSRPINAETIELADEPVYDDVTWTSSYEIDPFTVPRADKVALLTDYSDRLLKADGVAHVSVHVATIHECKYYANTAGTSYTQQRVRIGPNITAHAVAEDRFDSMSTCAPPAGRGWEYMTGTGWDWDDELAQIPGWLAEKLAAPSVEAGEYDVVIDPSNLWLTIHESIGHATELDRALGYEANYAGTSFATTDKLGTLKYGSPVMHVTGDRTVEHGLSTVGYDDEGVAGQQWDLVKDGILVGYQVDRRMAKKNEDLLGTPRSNGCAYADSSGHIPIQRMANVSLQPAEGGPSTEELISRVQNGIYIVGDKSWSIDMQRYNFQFTGQRFYKITDGKLDGQLRDVAYQATTTDFWGSMEAVGGPQTYLLGGALNCGKAEPSQSGAVTHGCPSALFRSVRILNTTQEAGR from the coding sequence GTGCCCGATATCGACGCAGCGTTTCTCGCCCTCCCCCGGCAGGAGCTGGCCGCCGCCGCTCTGCAGCGTGCCCGCGACCTCGGCGCGACCTTCGCCGAGTTCCGCCTGGAGCGGATCCGATCCGAGTCCATCTCCCTGCGCGACAGCGTGCTGGAGAGCGCGAAGGACGACGAGGACCTCGGCCTCGCGGTCCGCGTCATCCACGACGGCACCTGGGGGTTCGCGGCCGGCGTCGCGCTGACCGAGGACGAGGCCGTCCGCGTCGCCGAGCAGGCCGTGAACATGGCGCAGGTCTCCCGCCCGATCAACGCCGAGACGATCGAGCTCGCCGACGAGCCGGTGTACGACGACGTCACCTGGACCTCGTCGTACGAGATCGATCCGTTCACCGTCCCGCGCGCCGACAAGGTCGCCCTGCTCACCGACTACAGCGACCGCCTGCTCAAGGCCGACGGCGTCGCTCACGTGAGCGTCCACGTCGCGACCATCCACGAATGCAAGTACTACGCGAACACCGCCGGCACGTCGTACACCCAGCAACGCGTCCGGATCGGCCCGAACATCACCGCCCACGCCGTCGCGGAGGATCGCTTCGACTCGATGTCGACGTGCGCGCCGCCGGCCGGCCGCGGCTGGGAGTACATGACCGGCACCGGCTGGGACTGGGACGACGAGCTCGCCCAGATCCCCGGCTGGCTCGCCGAGAAGCTCGCCGCCCCGAGCGTCGAGGCCGGTGAGTACGACGTCGTCATCGACCCGTCGAACCTCTGGCTCACCATCCACGAATCGATCGGCCACGCCACCGAGCTGGACCGCGCCCTCGGCTACGAGGCGAATTACGCCGGCACCAGCTTCGCCACCACCGACAAGCTCGGCACGCTCAAGTACGGCTCCCCCGTCATGCACGTCACCGGCGACCGCACCGTCGAGCACGGCCTGTCCACCGTCGGGTACGACGACGAGGGCGTGGCCGGACAGCAGTGGGACCTGGTCAAGGACGGCATCCTGGTCGGGTACCAGGTGGACCGCCGGATGGCGAAGAAGAACGAGGACCTGCTCGGCACGCCACGCTCCAACGGTTGCGCGTACGCCGACTCCTCCGGCCACATCCCGATCCAGCGGATGGCCAACGTCTCGCTGCAGCCGGCCGAGGGCGGCCCGTCCACCGAGGAACTCATCAGCCGAGTGCAGAACGGGATCTACATCGTCGGCGACAAGTCCTGGTCGATCGACATGCAGCGGTACAACTTCCAGTTCACCGGCCAGCGGTTCTACAAGATCACCGACGGCAAGCTGGACGGTCAGCTCCGCGACGTCGCGTACCAGGCGACGACCACCGACTTCTGGGGCTCGATGGAGGCGGTCGGCGGCCCGCAGACGTACCTGCTCGGCGGCGCGCTGAACTGCGGCAAGGCCGAGCCGTCGCAGTCCGGCGCCGTCACGCACGGCTGCCCGTCCGCGCTGTTCCGCAGTGTCCGCATTCTCAACACCACGCAGGAGGCCGGCCGGTGA
- a CDS encoding RNA polymerase sigma factor, whose amino-acid sequence MRGGDGAAYGELVDRHALVAKRTAVFLGAGADADDVVQDAFVKAYRGLGGFREGAAFRPWLLRIVANETRNAVRARGRRARREELAVPLDVVLDPAEAAVSLERRTELLNAVRTLPEPMRLVVTCRYLLDLDEQETAAVLGWPRGTVKSRLHRALGRLRDALPDKEVQR is encoded by the coding sequence GTGCGGGGTGGGGATGGGGCCGCGTACGGCGAGTTGGTGGATCGGCATGCCCTCGTGGCGAAGCGGACCGCTGTGTTTCTGGGGGCGGGAGCGGACGCGGACGATGTGGTGCAGGATGCGTTCGTCAAGGCGTACCGGGGGCTGGGTGGCTTCCGGGAGGGGGCGGCCTTCAGGCCCTGGTTGCTGCGGATCGTGGCCAACGAGACCCGGAACGCGGTGCGCGCGCGGGGCCGGCGGGCGCGGCGCGAGGAGTTGGCGGTGCCGCTGGACGTCGTACTGGATCCGGCTGAGGCCGCAGTGTCGCTGGAGCGCCGGACTGAGCTGCTGAACGCCGTACGGACGCTGCCGGAGCCGATGCGGCTCGTCGTGACCTGCAGGTACCTGCTGGATCTGGACGAGCAGGAGACTGCCGCAGTACTCGGCTGGCCGCGCGGCACGGTCAAATCACGCCTGCATCGCGCTCTGGGAAGACTCCGCGACGCCCTACCCGACAAGGAGGTGCAGCGATGA